The window TATCCTCTTCAATATCTTTTATCACTATCAGATGCGAAGGTTTTACTACCGCCACGAACGGCAACCGAAGGTTCTCTATTCTATCAAGCGGGCATTTTACCGCTTTAAGTTTCACATCTTCTTTTTTGAGGAATTTCAGGATTTCGGAAAGAGAAACAAGACCATCTTTTAAAGTTATAGACGAAGCAAGTTTCCGCCTGTCTAATTTTACTCCTTGTGAGGTCAAATAGTAATTAATGGATTTTGTAGCACAGTTGGAGACAAGCTGCCGCTCACCTCCTGCTAAAGCAAGATTCACCCACTTTGCCCACGTGGAGGCGTATTTTCTCTGCTGCCAGGTTTTTGCTTCTGACGCAGCCTTACGGAAATACTTTAAGGCTTTCTTGTAATCATTCAGTTTGTAGTAATTACAACCTGTGCGGGCAGATGCTTCTGCAGAAACCCAGGTGTTGGGAAACAGTTCCGCTGCTTTTTGATAAGTCTTTGTGGATTTGGAGAAATCACGCTTAGATTTGTGGTATAAACCCATCCACAGGTAAGCGTCTCCGGCTTCAGGCGAAGCAGGAGATGTTTTTATAAGATTTTCGGCGGATTCGTACGCTTTCCGCCAGTCGCCTTTTTTTAATGCTTCTTTGAGCTCACAACCGCACTGCGAAGGAGGCAATGATTTTTCAGCAGCGTTCAGGGCAACCGGCAGATACTGCAACGAGAAAAATATTAAAATAATGGAAATTCTTTTCATTTTATCCTTCCTTTATTTCTATTTACTTCTCATTCTTACTGTTTTCCATTTTAATACGATATTCTACAATAAGCAGCTGAGCCTGCTGGGCATCTTCAAAATCAGGCCAGTTATTGATAATCTTTTGGAAGTAATCTATTCCTTTCTGATATTCCCCCAATTCCTGGGCATAACAAACCGCCGAAGAAAAGTAGGCATTCGGAACAACCTCCGAATCGGGGAATTCAAAAATTAAACGTTCCCAAACTTCTATAGCTTTTCTATAAAATAGTTTTTCTCCGTTGGCATCTCCTTCAAGATTCATCAGGCGAGCTTTGGCGTAATATGACAGCCCTATATTTCGAACCACATTTGCCACATCCGGATGTCCGGCGAAATCCACAATTAGTCTGTCAATGGCCTCTTCAGCACTATCGTATCCTCCTGACATTATTAGAGACTGAATGTTCGCCATTGAGAGGCCTAACTTTGCCCTGTCAACGGCAGACGAATTATCAGGATAGTTCTGTATTATCCACTGATAGAGAATATTCGCTTTTTCATACTTACCCGAACGGGCATATCTGTCTGCAATCCAGTAAATTGTATCATGCAAATCCGGATGGTCCTTGAAATCAGCAACAAGCTTAGCAAAAGCTTTTTCGGCACCATCGTAGTCCTGCGACACGATGAGAGACTGGACGGCTGCCCTTGAAACACCTAACTTTGCTTTAACTGCGAATGGGCTATCAGGATAGTTCTGTATTATTTGCTGATATGTGCTTTTTTCCTCTTCGTATCCGTCCCAATACCCAAATCCTCGTCCGATCCAGTAAAGCTCTTCCGGCAAATCCGGGTGGCTTGAGAAATTGGCGACAAGCTCCTCGAGGGCCTCTTTGGCCATATTGAAGTCCCTGGCGACAATAAGAGAGAGGACTTTCACCTTCGCGATACCTAAATTTGCCTTACTAACGATGGAGCTGTCAGGATAGTTCTGTATTATTTGCTGATAGAGGCCTTTCGCACATTCATATTTATCCGATTTATCCGACCATCGATATCTTTCCGCTATCTCGTAAAGGGCCTGTGGCAGGGCCTGGTTTTTGGGGAAACCGGCGAGCAATTTCTGAATTTGCGCCTGGGCCTGGGTGTAATTGCCCCCATTGACAAGTGAAACGATATTTGACTTTGCCTGCTCAAGCCTATCCGATGCATCGACGGGGACTTTGGCTACGGCTACAGATACCAGCAAGATAATAAAAGCTAAGGCTATGGAATGGCTTTTTTTAGACATAGAAATGACCTTTCATTAACGGCGGACGAATTGTGTTTGTACTGTCGCTTATTATTAAGCACATTTATTGCCTCCGAATCACTTGCGTGTCAGTGTACCTGTCCCGGTTTATCTGTCAAGTGAAATTTTACAGGATTTCCAAAATATTTTTTTGCATTGGAACGGCAGTGCGTCGAGGGCGGGTTAGATTTTCTTAGACTTGAGGGATTTTTCGGTAAAGCTGATTATATCGCTCGTCATCTTCGCGGCTTCGACGGGATGTTTGCCGGCAGCGGTTTCGGCGGAGAGCATTACATAGTCGGAACCATCTATGATTGCGTTGGCGATGTCGCTTACCTCAGCACGCGTCGGGCGGATGTGTTCGGTCATGCTCTCGAGCATTTGAGTGGCGGTAATAACAAAGGCGCTGCGGCGGAGGCATTTTTTTATAATCATCTTCTGCATCACAGGGACTTCGTAAATCGGCAAAGAGACGCCCATATCGCCGCGGGCAATCATAATGCCGTCAGATGCTTCCATTATCTGGTCGATATTTTCGATTCCCTGACGGTTCTCAATCTTGGCAATCAAGGGACAATTAAAATTGCGGCGGTTAACAAATTCTCTGACGCTGAGAATGTCTTTTTTGCTTCGGACAAACGACTGGGCGATGAAATCGACCTTGTTTGCTATGCCGAAGAGGAGGTCGTTTTTGTCTTTGTCGGTGAGGCCGTCGAATTTCAAATTGATGTCGGGGATGTTAACGCCTTTGTGCTCTTTTACGAAGCCGGGGACAATGACTTCTGCTTTTAATCCGGTTTTGTCACGGCCTTTGACCTTAAGAGCGATATTGCCATCGTCTATGAAGATATGACAGCCGGTTTTTATATCCGACAGAGAGCCTTCGTAGTCGAAGGGGATAACATTTTTTTTGTCGGTTTGCGGTTTGTTAATGAGGGTCACTATGCTGCCCGCCGCAAGGGCGACCATTTTTCTTGGGCCTTTGAACAGGCCGACTCTGATTCGATAGCCCTCGAGGTCCAGGAGGATTTTTATTTTGTTTTTTCGGGTTTTGTTCAGCCGCCTGATAATATCGATGCTTTGCCTGTGGGTTTTGTGGGTTCCGTGAGAGAAATTAAGCCTTGCGACGTTCATTCCGGCCAGAACCAGTTTTTTTAAGACAGCGGCTTTGCTGCTGGAAGGCCCCAATGTACAGATTATTTTAGTCCTGCGCATTTCTGTTCCTGTAAATTTTGTAAGCAGTGAAACAATTTTACCAGAATGCGGCCATTTTGTCGATACCGGCAAGCGCGGAAGAGGAGATTAGTTAATCAGCGGATGGTTCGAAACTTCGACTCCCTCGACAGCGCTCGGGACAGGCAGGATTTAAACAGCTACCCCGGCCTCTGCAGGAAACGTATCGTCGGCGAGTTTATTTGCCTGATTCTTTGCCCTGTGCCAGTTAACCGAGAGGCCGTAATCGAAAATTTTCTTAAAGTACGACAAATCCATTAACGGTAATTGTATGTCGCTGCCGGCGAGGATTGCGTCGGTATTAGTTCTATCAAAAACAGGTTCCGACAGCATATAAGGGTCATAAACTGAAGTAGCCCTTTGGATGAGCTTTTCGATTCCATTCGGCTTGCGCCTCGAAAAACTATTCGCTTTTACCATTTTGTAATTACTTGACCCGAAGAGACGGGAGAATATATTGCCGAATTCTTTCATAGTCAACGGCTGCGGGTTAGTGATGTGGAAAGTGCCGGCGATGCCGCGATCAATAATATGAGAAGAAACTTTCGCAAAGTAATCCACGGGTATGATATTTTTTGTTACGCCGGGAGCTGTTATGACACGTATAAAGCTGTCCCCCAGTCGCGGCATAACCATAGCGAGAACCCGCATATAATCGTACAACGAGGCAAAATGCACAGTCCTGCCATACTGCGAATCACCCATAACGATGCTCGGCCGCAGAACAATAACAGGTATAGAATTCAGCTGGGCCCAGTTGTAGACGAGCATTTCCGACCTGCATTTTGTGTTTTCGTAAACGTTATTAAAGGATTGTCCGACGTCAATTTCATTTTCTTTCACTATACCGGTTCGTTTGCCGGCGATATAGGCGCTGCTGACATGAACCAAGGGTACAGACAGCCTGCCGGCCAATTCCAGAACGTTGAGCGTGCCCTGCACGTTCATCATTTGATGGGACTTGCCGTCATCTTCGAGGAATTTGGTACACGCGGCACAATGAACGATTTTGGAAATTCGTTTGAGACTTTTCGCGTCCGACTTGAGTCCAAGGCCTTCCCTGCAAATATCACCATGGATTATCTCGATATTGTCTTTAAGCTCTCTGCCCTCTGCAATATCGAGTACCCAATCGAGCCGCCCGGCTGCGGCTTCGCTGTCCCGGTCCCGCATCAGCGCCAGAATACGCTTTCCATGCCGGGCCATTTCCACGGCAAGCCAGCTTCCGAGGTTACCGGTTATTCCGGTAAATAAAACAGTATCTTTCATCTTAATTTTTCACCGGTTTTTAAGCGTTTCCCTTTAATTCCCCGACATATTTGCCGTGGTTTCGGTTCGCAGTATAACACCCTATACCTGTATTATCCACTATAATTTTGAAAAACTCTCCGCCTGTACATCATCAAGGACACACGGCTGATTTTTATCAATGACCAAAAAAAATTTTGATTTTTTAATTGAACTGTATATTACTATATGAGTATATAGTCATATAGTTATTACTTTTTGGCGTTTTTTTATGTTAAACAGGCAAAAAAAGATGCTATTCGAGAAGCAGGCGGAGGTCGCCAAGGCTATAGCACATCCGCTACGGATAGCGATTTTGGATTTTTTGAAGGACAGAGAACAGTGTGTTTGCGATATAGCAGAGCATATCGGCTCAGAGCAATCGAACGTATCGCGGCACCTTTCGGTGATGGTCAGGGCAGGCGTGCTGGAGTGCCGGAAAGAAGGACTGAAGGTCATTTACCGACTTAAATGCCCCTGCCTGCTCGATTTCTTCACCTGTGTATTGGGCGTTCTAAAGGAACAGGCCATGGAAAGCAAAAATCTTTTGTCTGAGCTTTAATCGGCTTTTTACAAAGGTCTTTTATGAAAAGAGAGATTAAAATTTTAGCTGCACTTGTGAGCGTTTTTCTTGTCGCGTATTTTTTGCCGCTGGGCAATCCAAAAATTCAGCAGGCGATTTACGAGGCGTTCCGGCTGCTTCAGTGGTACGCACGTAACCATACTCTTGCGTGTATCGTGCCGGCGTTATTTATCGCGGGAGGAATTATCACATTCCTGTCGCAGGAATCGGTGATGCGATACCTGGGGCCAAAAGCAAATCCGGTATTAGCATACGGCGTCGCATCGGTGGCGGGGTGCGTGTTAGCGGTATGCTCGTGCAGTGTTCTGCCTATGTTCGCGGGGATATATCAACTCGGCGCAGGTCTCGGGCCTGCGACGGCGTTTCTATATTCGGGGCCAGCGATAAATGTTCTTGCGATATTTTTGACCGCCCGTGTGTTGGGTTTTGACATCGGCCTGTGGCGAGCCGTCGGTGCAATCGTCTTTGCCGTCGTAATCGGCGTGCTGATGGCGGTGATATTTCGGAAAACCGAGAAGGCCAAGATTGACGCGGCGATGCAAATGCCCGAGCCGACGAAACCATCCCGTCATATAGCGAAAAACGGTTTGTTTCTGGCGACGATGATTTTGTTTCTTATTTTTTCCGACTGGTTCAATCCGGGCAAAGTTACTGTAACGATAACCGACGGCAGGACTTTTAACGCCGTTGTGCTGAACGAAACAAAAGATGCCGTGCGTTTTCAGCTTGAGGAGGATTTCGGCGAACTGAAAGCCGGAGACAAATTAAATTTGCCAAAAATCGACATCGCAAAAACGGCTGACCGTCCAAGCTGGGTAATGACGGTTTATCACACTCGCTGGTATCTGGCTGGGGCGTGCGGGCTGGCGGTGCTGTTTATGGCGTGGGGATGGTTCGCAAAAGATGAGCTACGTCTGTGGATGTCGAACACATGGGACTTTGCAAAGATGCTTGTGCCGCTGCTTTACGGGGGCGTTTTTGTCGTAGGTTTTATCAGCGTTTTGATTCCTGAAAAGCAGGTTGCTCAATGGGTTGGTGACAATAGTTTGAGAAGTAATCTTGTCGCCAGTGTCATCGGGGTGTTCTGGTATTTCGCAACGCTGACCGAGATACCTATTACGCAGGCGCTTATGGGGCTGGGTATGCACAAAGGGCCTGTGCTTGCGCTGCTGCTGGCCGGGCCGGCGCTGTCACTACCCAGCATACTCGTCATTCGCAGGGTAATAGGCGATGTTAAAACAATTGTCTTTACGATTCTCGTAATTGTGATGTCAACGATTGTCGGGATGATTTTCGGGACATTTTTCTAAGGAAAGCGGTTATGAAAAAGATTCAGATACTGGGGACGGGCTGTCCGAAATGCAAGAAGCTGGCGGAGAACGCGGAAATAGCCGCTAAAGAACTCGGCCTGGAATATGAGCTTGAAAAAATAACAAAAATCAACGACATAATGAAATTCGGAGTAATGATAACGCCTGCACTGGCGGTTGACGGCAAAGTTAAAGTTGTCGGTAAAGTAACTTCGGTCGAAGAATTGAAGGAGATACTCAGATGAACCCCGCACCTTCCAAGTATTTAATTTATCCCGCCCCAAAACATTGGAGTGGGATGTATCAAGTATATCTTTTGAAGAGTCTAAAAAATAACAGTTTGTATATTGGCTATACCAAGGATTTGAATCGCAGATTAGAAGAACACAATGCAGGTCTTGCTGAATACACCAGGAAATATCTGCCGTGGACATTAATATATTATGAAAGCTACCTCTCCCTGGAAGATGCCAAGAAGCGAGAAAAATCTTTAAAACATTTTGGAAAAGCATATAGCCAATTAAAAAAGAGAATTGCAGCCAGCCTGAAAAAAGTTGAATGAAAGGAAGGTGCGGGGTGAAAAATTTACCAAAAATAATTATCGTCCTACTTCTCGCTGCATCGGCAATGGTCGTAATGAAGAAGAAAAATTCTCAAATTACCGTAAATAATCCTCAAACTGTAACCGTTCGGGCTCAACAGCCAAGCGAAATGAAAAAGCTGCCGCGACTGGTTGATTTGGGGGCAGATAAATGTATTCCCTGCAAGATGATGGCGCCGATACTCGAGGAGATGAAGAAAGATTACGCGGGGACTATCAATGTGGAATTTATAGATGTCTGGAAAAATCCCGACAAAGCCAAAGAGTACGAAATATCGATTATTCCGACCCAGATATTTTATGACGCTTCCGGCAAAGAGCTTTTCAGGCACGAAGGATTCTTCTCGAAAGAGGACATTCTCGGGAAATGGAAAGAGTTTGGCGTTGAACTTACAAAAGTGAAATGATACAGCAGCTTTTTACCAATTTAACACACGCAGTCGAAGGCACGCCGGCGATAGCTATAACCGCCTCGTTTATCTGGGGCGTTTTGAGTATTCTGCTTAGTCCCTGTCATCTGGCAAGTATTCCGCTTATTGTAGGATTTATCGATGAACAGGGGAAAATATCAACGAAACGGGCGTTTGTCATATCCGCTTTATTCGCAGCGGGGATACTTATCACCATCGGGGTCATCGGAGCTATTACGGGGGCGGCGGGGCGAATGATGGGCAACGTCGGCAAATACGGCAATTATTTTGTGGCTGCAATCTTTTTTATTGTCGGACTTCATCTGCTCGATGTGATTCCGATGCCGTGGTCGGGGCCGGGACAGGTCGGAATGAAACGTAAAGGAGCGCTGGCTGCGTTTATTCTCGGCTTAGTCTTTGGTATTGCCATAGGCCCATGCACTTTTGCTTATATGGCGCCGATGCTCGGCGTTACATTCAAACTGGCAAACACGAATCTGCTTTATGGAATCATGCTGCTGGTAGTTTATGGAATCGGACACTGCTCGGTAATCGTGCTGGCGGGGACATCAACGGAACTGGTGGAGCACTATATGAACTGGAACGAGCGTTCGAAGGGGGCCGTTATTCTGAAGAAAATCTGCGGCGTTCTCGTTCTTTTAGGCGGTTTATATCTGATTTACACGGCTCCTTGATAAAGATGGGAATATCTCTATTGCTGCTCAGGGATTAAAACAATGGCTGAAAAAGTAAATACGGCGAAAAACGCAAAAGGCCTGAATGTCTTTGAAAAATATCTGACGCTGTGGGTAATTCTTTGCATAGCCGGCGGAATCGTTCTCGGGAAAATTGCACCGGGTTTTGCGAAATATTTAGACGGTATGGCAATATATGTCGGCGGAGCGCCGGTGGTATCTATTCCGATAGCGGTGTGCCTGTTTTTTATGATGTACCCGATTATGGTCAAGATAGATTTTGCCGAGGTTTTGAAAGCGGGCAAAAGCATCAAGCCGGTCGGGCTGACCTTATTTGTCAACTGGGCAATCAAACCTTTTACAATGTACGCGATAGCATTATTGTTTTTAGGCGTTTTGTTCAGGGGATTTATTGGTCCCGATGCTGTTGACATTATTAAAATGCCTTTCGGTCTTGATTTGCCGGTCGGCGCAACTTACGGCGTCGGCAAAGTAATAGAGCAAGGCGGCATAAAAGTTCTCGAAGTTCCGCTTTGGCGAAGTTATCTGGCAGGCTGCATCCTGCTGGGTATTGCTCCGTGCACGGCAATGGTATTGGTATGGGGTTATCTTGCAAAGGGCAATGACGGCCATACGCTGATTATGGTGGCCATCAATTCCCTCTCAATGCTGTTTCTTTACGGACTTCTCGGCGGTTTTCTTTTGGGCGTCGGCAGACTGCCTGTGCCGTGGCAGGCATTGGTCCTTTCGATAGCAATATATGTCGCCTTGCCTCTTGTCGCTGGGTACATTTCCCGAAAATGGATAATCGCCCACAAAGGACAGGAATGGTTCGACGAAAAATTTCTGCATTTTTTGACGCCGATTACGATTATAGCTTTACTGATTACTCTTGTGCTGCTATTTTCATTCAAGGGCGAAATTATTCTTTCCAATCCGCTGACAATACTATGGATTGCGATACCGCTGTTTATTCAGACCAATTTGATATTCTGGATAGGTTATATTGTCGCGAAACTGTGGAAATTTAATTACAGGGACGCAGCACCGTCGGCAATGATAGGCGCATCCAATCATTTCGAGGTAGCGATAGCCACCGCCACTATGTTATTCGGTTTATCCTCAGGGGCCGCGTTGGCAACGGTCGTAGGCGTTCTGATTGAAGTGCCTGTAATGTTAATGCTTGTAAAAATATGCCTTAAAACCCAAAAATGGTTTCCTGAGCGTCAGGGCGCCACTGTTTGAGCATTCGACCCCGGCTAAAGCTGTCCTATATTCATTGTTGACACTTCAAATCGCGGGGGTGTATAGTATTACGAAAGTGAAATTGTTTAAGGAAATGTTGTAAATGGACCCGGCAATTTTCAAGGCATACGATATAAGAGGCGTTTATCCCGACCAGTTTAATGAAGATGATGCGTGGAAGATTGGCTACGCCTCGGCACAGTTTCTGCGGTCAATGCTCAGCGGTTACGAGCGAGGACAGTCCAATTCTCAATCACTGTGCGTCGGGCGCGATATGAGAACGCACAGCAAAGCCCTGGCGGCCTCGCTTATAGAAGGAATAAGGGCCTGCGGGGCAAACGTGATTGATATAGGAATGATTGATACGCCGCAGATGTATTTTGCGGTCAATCATTTCGGCACCTGCGGAGGCGTGCAGGTAACAGCCTCGCATAACCCTGCCAAGTATAACGGCTTTAAGGTATCGGGACCGCAGGCAAGGCCGGTCGGCGTCGATACGGGCCTGAAAGATATAGAGCACATCGCAATGGCCCTGATTCATACAAAAGGTAAAGCAACAGGCAAAGTAGAGGAACGTAATTTGACCGGCGAATATAAAAATCACGTCCTGAAGTTTCTTCGGCCCAATCTAAAGCCTCTGAAGATTGCGATTGACGCTTCGAACGGCATGGCCGGGAAAATGGTGCCCGCGATTTTCGGTGATTTGCCGATAAAAATAATTGAGATTAACTTCGAGCACACCGGCCAATTCAAACACGAGCCGAATCCGCTGATTGAAGAAAACCTGGCGGAATTAAAAGCTGTGGTAAAGAAAAATAAATGCGATTTCGGAATCTGCTTCGACGGCGACGCCGACAGGCTGATGATGGTCGACCAGATAGGCAAAAATATCAGCTGTGATTTATTGACGGCCCTGATGGCATCGTATTTTTTGAAGAGCAATCCGAAATCGGCGATTGTTTACGATTTGCGCAGCAGCTGGGTGGTTGTAGAAGAAATTCTCAAACACGGCGGCACGCCGCGAAGAGAACGAGTAGGGCATGCTTTTATGAAGAAGGCCCTGCGTGATTCGCACGCCGTATTCGGCGGAGAGCTTTCCGGCCACTTCTATTATCGCGATAATTTCTACGCCGATTCTGGCATGATTACCTTCGTGCACGTATTAAACATAGTCAGCGCCGCAAATATGCCGGTGAGCGAACTTATCAGGCCGTTGCGAAGATACTACAGCAGCGGCGAGATAAATTTCAAGGTCGAAGACAAGCAGGAGAAGATGGATGAGCTTGCGAAAAGATACAGCGACGGCCAAATCGACAATCTGGACGGGGTAACTATCCAGTATAAAAACTGGTGGTTTAATTGTCGGCCGAGCAATACCGAGCCGCTGCTCAGGCTGACTGTCGAGGCAAAGAGCAAAGAGGTGCTCGAAGAAAAGCTTTCGAGGATTGAGGCCATGCTCGGCAAGCCGGTATAAAACGGGAGGTGACAATGGAAGTCCACACAAAAACATATCAGACGCCCAACGGTCTGGTGGAAGGTGTGCAGACCAAATGGGCGGGCTTTAACATTTTGCTCGTAACCGGGGCCAAGGGCTTTTTAGCT is drawn from Phycisphaerae bacterium and contains these coding sequences:
- a CDS encoding tetratricopeptide repeat protein is translated as MSKKSHSIALAFIILLVSVAVAKVPVDASDRLEQAKSNIVSLVNGGNYTQAQAQIQKLLAGFPKNQALPQALYEIAERYRWSDKSDKYECAKGLYQQIIQNYPDSSIVSKANLGIAKVKVLSLIVARDFNMAKEALEELVANFSSHPDLPEELYWIGRGFGYWDGYEEEKSTYQQIIQNYPDSPFAVKAKLGVSRAAVQSLIVSQDYDGAEKAFAKLVADFKDHPDLHDTIYWIADRYARSGKYEKANILYQWIIQNYPDNSSAVDRAKLGLSMANIQSLIMSGGYDSAEEAIDRLIVDFAGHPDVANVVRNIGLSYYAKARLMNLEGDANGEKLFYRKAIEVWERLIFEFPDSEVVPNAYFSSAVCYAQELGEYQKGIDYFQKIINNWPDFEDAQQAQLLIVEYRIKMENSKNEK
- the pyk gene encoding pyruvate kinase is translated as MRRTKIICTLGPSSSKAAVLKKLVLAGMNVARLNFSHGTHKTHRQSIDIIRRLNKTRKNKIKILLDLEGYRIRVGLFKGPRKMVALAAGSIVTLINKPQTDKKNVIPFDYEGSLSDIKTGCHIFIDDGNIALKVKGRDKTGLKAEVIVPGFVKEHKGVNIPDINLKFDGLTDKDKNDLLFGIANKVDFIAQSFVRSKKDILSVREFVNRRNFNCPLIAKIENRQGIENIDQIMEASDGIMIARGDMGVSLPIYEVPVMQKMIIKKCLRRSAFVITATQMLESMTEHIRPTRAEVSDIANAIIDGSDYVMLSAETAAGKHPVEAAKMTSDIISFTEKSLKSKKI
- a CDS encoding SDR family oxidoreductase, with amino-acid sequence MKDTVLFTGITGNLGSWLAVEMARHGKRILALMRDRDSEAAAGRLDWVLDIAEGRELKDNIEIIHGDICREGLGLKSDAKSLKRISKIVHCAACTKFLEDDGKSHQMMNVQGTLNVLELAGRLSVPLVHVSSAYIAGKRTGIVKENEIDVGQSFNNVYENTKCRSEMLVYNWAQLNSIPVIVLRPSIVMGDSQYGRTVHFASLYDYMRVLAMVMPRLGDSFIRVITAPGVTKNIIPVDYFAKVSSHIIDRGIAGTFHITNPQPLTMKEFGNIFSRLFGSSNYKMVKANSFSRRKPNGIEKLIQRATSVYDPYMLSEPVFDRTNTDAILAGSDIQLPLMDLSYFKKIFDYGLSVNWHRAKNQANKLADDTFPAEAGVAV
- a CDS encoding metalloregulator ArsR/SmtB family transcription factor — its product is MLNRQKKMLFEKQAEVAKAIAHPLRIAILDFLKDREQCVCDIAEHIGSEQSNVSRHLSVMVRAGVLECRKEGLKVIYRLKCPCLLDFFTCVLGVLKEQAMESKNLLSEL
- a CDS encoding permease gives rise to the protein MKREIKILAALVSVFLVAYFLPLGNPKIQQAIYEAFRLLQWYARNHTLACIVPALFIAGGIITFLSQESVMRYLGPKANPVLAYGVASVAGCVLAVCSCSVLPMFAGIYQLGAGLGPATAFLYSGPAINVLAIFLTARVLGFDIGLWRAVGAIVFAVVIGVLMAVIFRKTEKAKIDAAMQMPEPTKPSRHIAKNGLFLATMILFLIFSDWFNPGKVTVTITDGRTFNAVVLNETKDAVRFQLEEDFGELKAGDKLNLPKIDIAKTADRPSWVMTVYHTRWYLAGACGLAVLFMAWGWFAKDELRLWMSNTWDFAKMLVPLLYGGVFVVGFISVLIPEKQVAQWVGDNSLRSNLVASVIGVFWYFATLTEIPITQALMGLGMHKGPVLALLLAGPALSLPSILVIRRVIGDVKTIVFTILVIVMSTIVGMIFGTFF
- a CDS encoding thioredoxin family protein, whose product is MKKIQILGTGCPKCKKLAENAEIAAKELGLEYELEKITKINDIMKFGVMITPALAVDGKVKVVGKVTSVEELKEILR
- a CDS encoding GIY-YIG nuclease family protein; this translates as MNPAPSKYLIYPAPKHWSGMYQVYLLKSLKNNSLYIGYTKDLNRRLEEHNAGLAEYTRKYLPWTLIYYESYLSLEDAKKREKSLKHFGKAYSQLKKRIAASLKKVE
- a CDS encoding thioredoxin family protein; its protein translation is MKKLPRLVDLGADKCIPCKMMAPILEEMKKDYAGTINVEFIDVWKNPDKAKEYEISIIPTQIFYDASGKELFRHEGFFSKEDILGKWKEFGVELTKVK
- a CDS encoding cytochrome c biogenesis protein CcdA: MIQQLFTNLTHAVEGTPAIAITASFIWGVLSILLSPCHLASIPLIVGFIDEQGKISTKRAFVISALFAAGILITIGVIGAITGAAGRMMGNVGKYGNYFVAAIFFIVGLHLLDVIPMPWSGPGQVGMKRKGALAAFILGLVFGIAIGPCTFAYMAPMLGVTFKLANTNLLYGIMLLVVYGIGHCSVIVLAGTSTELVEHYMNWNERSKGAVILKKICGVLVLLGGLYLIYTAP
- the arsB gene encoding ACR3 family arsenite efflux transporter, with translation MAEKVNTAKNAKGLNVFEKYLTLWVILCIAGGIVLGKIAPGFAKYLDGMAIYVGGAPVVSIPIAVCLFFMMYPIMVKIDFAEVLKAGKSIKPVGLTLFVNWAIKPFTMYAIALLFLGVLFRGFIGPDAVDIIKMPFGLDLPVGATYGVGKVIEQGGIKVLEVPLWRSYLAGCILLGIAPCTAMVLVWGYLAKGNDGHTLIMVAINSLSMLFLYGLLGGFLLGVGRLPVPWQALVLSIAIYVALPLVAGYISRKWIIAHKGQEWFDEKFLHFLTPITIIALLITLVLLFSFKGEIILSNPLTILWIAIPLFIQTNLIFWIGYIVAKLWKFNYRDAAPSAMIGASNHFEVAIATATMLFGLSSGAALATVVGVLIEVPVMLMLVKICLKTQKWFPERQGATV
- a CDS encoding phosphomannomutase/phosphoglucomutase, with translation MDPAIFKAYDIRGVYPDQFNEDDAWKIGYASAQFLRSMLSGYERGQSNSQSLCVGRDMRTHSKALAASLIEGIRACGANVIDIGMIDTPQMYFAVNHFGTCGGVQVTASHNPAKYNGFKVSGPQARPVGVDTGLKDIEHIAMALIHTKGKATGKVEERNLTGEYKNHVLKFLRPNLKPLKIAIDASNGMAGKMVPAIFGDLPIKIIEINFEHTGQFKHEPNPLIEENLAELKAVVKKNKCDFGICFDGDADRLMMVDQIGKNISCDLLTALMASYFLKSNPKSAIVYDLRSSWVVVEEILKHGGTPRRERVGHAFMKKALRDSHAVFGGELSGHFYYRDNFYADSGMITFVHVLNIVSAANMPVSELIRPLRRYYSSGEINFKVEDKQEKMDELAKRYSDGQIDNLDGVTIQYKNWWFNCRPSNTEPLLRLTVEAKSKEVLEEKLSRIEAMLGKPV